In the Babylonia areolata isolate BAREFJ2019XMU chromosome 34, ASM4173473v1, whole genome shotgun sequence genome, one interval contains:
- the LOC143277446 gene encoding toll-like receptor 4, with product MARATVCVMYCVLCSTFTIVVRVSGGTGDVAGPDASPHDVTRVTDPREMPCGDHLCRCRRRNADCSGHRGRLTYAPKLPDNIYVVNLSDNCLTSDVLTSSFLANLTRVGGLDLSGNNITWISRSVFRVMGKLRWLSLDGNKALQPESLREVVSVRKMRDVSAVSCNLPPPSVDLFHNSTSTVYSISLNSNPHGGTYNLEGFCPLVFLNQLFLARCDFKHISTSCPLLAVSTLDLSRNTLRQFPKTCQGQGGSLFPSLTYLVLRHNRIQVLSQVDVCLPSLMTLDMSFNFVKVYPTGAFSSLKFPFLHKLRLRHQTSYRGVRKESTKLHDYAFDNPYLNELDLRHNELEFADRRSVGKHAFANCRKLRDLYLSSNNFSGVNDQRFISLFGHLKSLNTLVLSNSKFELLTTKTFASFQNLVILSLEDNSITSIPDGAFDFLDRLLILMLSNNKIKTINKHTFSENTLRGLSALTLDMNPFHCSCELRWFQNWFVTHQELFTERVLEGNRYSCQNIPGTALTNFSMADQACLLGREVSGFIIQGSSAFIATLLLVSLVFRFRWHIRLLMYEAFRGRDDLRKRRLQSDSFNYDVFVSYASEDLPWVRHQLMPRLENELGLRLCLQDRDFILGNNIVDNIVQGVNSSKKILTVFSRHFLRSQWCQFELNLCLSHVMDHDDALIVVCVDDVTSRKMTSAMMSVLKTTTFIQWKEQEDAEASFWGRIRLALSEVLPRREHCV from the coding sequence ATGGCACgtgcaacagtgtgtgtgatgtactgtgttctgtgttctactTTCACCATCGTTGTACGCGTTTCCGGCGGAACTGGTGACGTGGCGGGTCCTGACGCGTCACCCCATGACGTCACGCGGGTCACTGACCCCCGGGAAATGCCTTGCGGTGATCACCTGTGTCGCTGCAGACGACGAAACGCCGACTGTTCGGGTCACCGAGGAAGACTGACCTATGCACCGAAGCTTCCCGACAACATCTATGTGGTGAACTTATCCGACAACTGTTTGACCTCGGACGTTTTGACCAGCAGCTTCTTGGCGAATCTGACACGTGTGGGAGGGTTGGACCTTTCTGGGAACAACATCACGTGGATCAGTCGCAGTGTCTTCAGGGTCATGGGGAAGCTTCGATGGTTGTCTCTGGACGGAAACAAAGCGCTTCAGCCTGAGTCTCTTAGAGAGGTGGTATCTGTGCGAAAAATGAGGGATGTCTCAGCAGTCAGCTGCAATCTCCCACCTCCTTCCGTTGACCTCTTCCACAACAGCACGTCCACTGTCTACAGCATCAGCTTAAACTCCAACCCGCACGGGGGGACGTATAACCTGGAGGGGTTTTGCCCTCTGGTGTTTCTGAATCAGCTTTTTCTTGCCCGGTGTGACTTCAAACACATTTCCACCTCCTGCCCTCTGctagcagtctccactctggattTGTCACGCAACACGCTGCGGCAATTTCCCAAGACATGCCAAGGGCAGGGTGGGTCATTGTTCCCAAGTTTAACCTATCTTGTCTTACGGCACAATCGCATCCAAGTCCTATCCCAAGTGGATGTTTGCCTTCCTTCACTGATGACCCTGGATATGTCTTTCAACTTCGTCAAAGTGTATCCCACTGGAGCGTTCAGTAGTCTGAAGTTTCCATTCTTACATAAACTGCGTCTTCGGCATCAGACGAGTTACCGGGGTGTAAGGAAGGAAAGCACAAAACTTCACGACTATGCCTTTGATAATCCATATTTAAATGAGCTCGATCTTCGCCACAATGAACTGGAATTCGCTGATCGTCGGTCTGTCGGGAAGCATGCTTTTGCGAATTGTCGCAAACTTCGTGACTTATATCTGAGTTCCAATAACTTCTCAGGCGTGAATGATCAAAGATTCATCTCGTTGTTTGGTCATTTGAAGTCACTGAACACTCTCGTCCTTTCGAACAGCAAGTTTGAACTGCTGACAACCAAAACTTTCGCCAGCTTTCAAAACTTGGTGATATTATCTCTTGAAGATAACAGCATTACCAGTATCCCTGATGGGGCATTTGATTTCCTGGACAGACTACTAATTCTGATGCtttccaacaacaaaataaaaaccatcAACAAACACACCTTCAGCGAAAACACACTGAGGGGGCTATCAGCCCTGACGTTAGATATGAACCCGTTCCACTGTTCCTGCGAACTGCGGTGGTTCCAAAATTGGTTCGTGACTCACCAGGAGCTCTTCACAGAACGGGTGCTGGAAGGAAACAGATACAGCTGCCAAAACATTCCAGGGACGGCACTGACCAACTTCTCCATGGCTGACCAGGCGTGTCTGCTCGGTCGGGAGGTGAGCGGGTTCATCATCCAGGGCAGCTCCGCCTTCATCGCCACTCTGCTGCTTGTCTCCCTTGTCTTCCGCTTCCGCTGGCACATCCGCTTGTTGATGTATGAGGCGTTCCGAGGGCGGGACGATCTCAGGAAGCGGAGGCTGCAGTCCGACAGCTTCAACTACGACGTCTTCGTGTCCTACGCCTCAGAGGACCTTCCTTGGGTACGCCACCAGCTGATGCCCAGGCTGGAGAACGAGCTGGGGCTGAGGCTGTGCTTGCAGGACAGGGACTTCATCCTGGGCAATAACATCGTGGACAACATCGTGCAGGGCGTCAACAGCAGCAAGAAGATCCTCACCGTCTTCTCCAGACACTTCCTGCGCAGCCAGTGGTGCCAGTTCGAGCTGAACCTGTGCCTGTCCCACGTCATGGACCACGATGACGCGCTGATCGTCGTGTGCGTGGATGACGTCACCTCGCGCAAGATGACGTCAGCGATGATGTCGGTGCTGAAGACGACGACGTTCATCCAGTGGAAGGAGCAAGAGGACGCGGAGGCTTCCTTCTGGGGCCGTATCCGTCTGGCTCTCAGTGAGGTCCTTCCTCGGCGTGAACATTGTGTTTGA